The proteins below come from a single Kosakonia sp. SMBL-WEM22 genomic window:
- the fhuD gene encoding Fe(3+)-hydroxamate ABC transporter substrate-binding protein FhuD, producing the protein MAATPEISRRRLLTAMALSPLLWQMRGAKAASVDPQRVVALEWLPVELLLALGVMPYGVADVQNYNTWVNEPSLPASVIDVGLRTEPNLELLTQMKPSLLVWSAGYGPSEAKLATIAPGRGFTFSDGKKPLAMARRSLNEMAQLLNKETQAKQHLAQFDALMSATKPRFARRGDRPLLMITLLDPRHVLVFGANCLFQEVLDDFGIRNAWLGEQTFWGSVAVGIDRLAAYKDADVICFDHNNEQDMQKVMATPLWQAMPFVRQGRFQRVPAVWFYGATLSAMHFTRVLDNALGGRA; encoded by the coding sequence ATGGCCGCTACTCCTGAAATCAGCCGTCGACGTTTACTGACGGCCATGGCGCTGTCGCCGCTGCTCTGGCAGATGCGCGGTGCGAAGGCCGCGAGCGTCGATCCGCAGCGCGTAGTCGCTCTTGAGTGGCTGCCGGTTGAGCTGCTGCTGGCGCTGGGCGTGATGCCCTACGGCGTCGCCGATGTGCAAAATTACAATACCTGGGTCAACGAACCGTCCCTGCCGGCGTCGGTGATAGATGTTGGCCTGCGTACCGAACCGAACCTCGAACTGCTGACGCAGATGAAGCCATCGCTGCTGGTCTGGTCGGCGGGCTATGGCCCCTCCGAAGCGAAGCTGGCGACCATTGCCCCGGGGCGCGGGTTTACCTTTAGCGACGGCAAAAAGCCGCTGGCGATGGCCCGACGCTCGCTGAACGAGATGGCGCAGTTGCTCAACAAAGAGACGCAGGCGAAACAGCATCTCGCGCAGTTCGATGCGCTGATGAGCGCCACCAAGCCGCGCTTTGCCCGGCGCGGCGACCGCCCGCTGTTGATGATTACCCTGCTCGATCCGCGCCATGTGCTGGTATTCGGTGCCAACTGCCTGTTTCAGGAAGTACTCGATGACTTCGGCATTCGTAATGCCTGGCTGGGCGAGCAGACCTTCTGGGGTAGCGTGGCAGTCGGCATCGATCGGCTTGCCGCCTATAAAGACGCGGATGTGATCTGCTTTGATCACAACAATGAACAGGATATGCAAAAAGTGATGGCGACACCGCTCTGGCAGGCGATGCCGTTTGTGCGCCAGGGGCGTTTTCAGCGCGTGCCGGCGGTCTGGTTCTACGGCGCGACGCTCTCCGCCATGCATTTTACCCGCGTGCTGGATAACGCGCTGGGAGGCCGGGCATGA
- the hemL gene encoding glutamate-1-semialdehyde 2,1-aminomutase — protein MSKSENLFNTARQLIPGGVNSPVRAFTGVGGTPLFIERADGAYLYDADGKAYIDYVGSWGPMVLGHNHPAIRNAVIEAASRGLSFGAPTEMEVKMAELVTELVPTMDMVRMVNSGTEATMSAIRLARGFTHRDKIIKFEGCYHGHADCLLVKAGSGALTLGQPNSPGVPADFAKHTLTCTYNDLDSVRAAFEQYPQEIACIIVEPVAGNMNCVPPLPEFLPGLRALCDEFGALLIIDEVMTGFRVALAGAQAYYDVVPDLTCLGKIIGGGMPVGAFGGRRDVMEALAPTGPVYQAGTLSGNPIAMAAGFACLNEVAQPGIHSTLTDLTTRLAEGLLNAAQEAGIGLVVNHVGGMFGLFFTDAQSVTSYQDVVKCDVERFKRFFHLMLEEGVYLAPSAFEAGFMSVAHSVEDIDNTIDAAKRAFAKL, from the coding sequence ATGAGTAAGTCTGAAAACCTCTTTAATACAGCGCGACAGCTTATCCCTGGCGGGGTCAATTCACCGGTACGCGCCTTCACCGGCGTTGGCGGTACGCCGCTGTTTATCGAGCGCGCTGACGGGGCTTATCTGTACGATGCCGACGGCAAAGCCTATATCGACTACGTTGGCTCCTGGGGACCGATGGTGCTGGGCCACAACCACCCGGCGATCCGCAATGCGGTGATTGAAGCGGCCAGCCGCGGGCTGAGCTTCGGCGCGCCGACCGAGATGGAAGTGAAAATGGCGGAGCTGGTGACCGAACTGGTGCCAACGATGGATATGGTGCGTATGGTCAACTCCGGCACCGAAGCGACGATGAGCGCTATCCGTCTCGCGCGCGGTTTTACCCATCGCGACAAAATCATCAAATTCGAGGGCTGCTACCACGGCCACGCTGACTGCCTGCTGGTGAAAGCGGGTTCCGGCGCGTTAACCCTCGGTCAGCCGAACTCACCCGGCGTACCGGCGGATTTCGCCAAACACACTCTCACCTGCACCTATAACGATCTCGACTCGGTACGCGCAGCGTTCGAGCAGTATCCGCAGGAGATCGCCTGTATCATCGTTGAGCCGGTCGCAGGCAACATGAACTGCGTCCCGCCGCTGCCGGAGTTCCTGCCGGGCCTGCGTGCGCTGTGCGACGAGTTTGGCGCGCTGCTGATTATCGATGAGGTGATGACCGGTTTCCGCGTCGCGCTGGCAGGTGCCCAGGCTTACTACGATGTGGTGCCGGATCTGACCTGCCTTGGCAAAATCATCGGCGGCGGCATGCCGGTAGGTGCCTTCGGCGGTCGCCGCGACGTGATGGAAGCACTGGCACCGACCGGGCCGGTCTACCAGGCGGGCACGCTTTCCGGTAACCCGATTGCGATGGCAGCGGGCTTCGCCTGTCTGAACGAAGTGGCGCAGCCGGGCATTCACTCTACCCTGACCGATCTGACAACTCGCCTGGCGGAAGGTTTGCTGAACGCCGCGCAGGAAGCAGGCATCGGGCTGGTGGTGAACCATGTCGGCGGGATGTTTGGTCTCTTCTTTACCGACGCGCAGAGCGTGACGAGCTATCAGGATGTGGTGAAGTGTGATGTTGAGCGTTTTAAACGCTTCTTCCATCTGATGCTGGAGGAAGGGGTTTACCTGGCACCGTCCGCGTTTGAAGCGGGCTTTATGTCCGTAGCCCACAGCGTTGAAGATATCGATAACACCATCGACGCCGCGAAGCGCGCATTCGCGAAGCTGTAA
- the clcA gene encoding H(+)/Cl(-) exchange transporter ClcA, with the protein MSENTPSFEQQQVERRRRRDILRRMLQRDKTPLAILVVAAVAGTLTGLVGVAFEKAVNAVINLRIGALAQVANSAVVWPLAFIASALLAMIGYFLVRRFAPEAGGSGIPEIEGALEDLRPVRWWRVLPVKFFGGMGTLGAGMVLGREGPTVQIGGNVGRMVCDLFRLRSGEARHTLLATGAAAGLSAAFNAPLAGILFIIEEMRSQFHYNLISIKAVFTGVIMSSIVFRLFNGEAAVIDVGKLSNAPVNTLWLYLLLGMVFGCVGPLFNTLVLRTQDLFQRLHGGKTGKWVLIGGLIGGTCGVLGLMAPALSGGGFALIPIASAGNYGLSALLFIFLIRVAMTLLCFSSGAPGGIFAPMLSLGTVLGMAFGAASMAIFPHYQLDAATFAVAGMGALLAASLRAPLTGIVLVLEMTDNYQLILPMIITCLGATLLAQFLGGKPLYSAILARTLARQEAAAERALPREST; encoded by the coding sequence ATGTCAGAAAACACTCCCTCATTTGAACAGCAGCAGGTTGAACGACGCCGACGCAGAGATATTCTGCGCCGAATGCTGCAACGTGATAAAACGCCGCTGGCGATCCTCGTGGTGGCAGCCGTAGCGGGAACGCTTACCGGGCTGGTGGGCGTCGCCTTCGAAAAGGCGGTTAACGCGGTGATCAACCTGCGCATTGGCGCGCTGGCGCAGGTGGCCAACAGCGCGGTTGTCTGGCCGCTGGCCTTTATCGCCTCGGCGCTGCTGGCGATGATTGGCTACTTTCTGGTACGCCGCTTCGCGCCGGAAGCGGGCGGCTCCGGTATTCCGGAGATCGAAGGCGCGCTGGAGGATCTGCGCCCGGTGCGCTGGTGGCGCGTGTTGCCGGTGAAGTTTTTCGGCGGCATGGGCACGCTGGGCGCGGGCATGGTGCTGGGGCGCGAAGGGCCAACGGTGCAGATTGGCGGCAACGTCGGGCGAATGGTGTGCGATCTCTTTCGTCTGCGCAGCGGTGAAGCGCGCCACACTCTGCTGGCAACCGGCGCGGCGGCGGGGCTCTCTGCGGCTTTTAACGCGCCGCTGGCGGGCATTCTCTTTATCATTGAGGAGATGCGCTCGCAGTTTCACTACAACCTTATCTCCATCAAGGCTGTCTTTACCGGCGTCATTATGTCGAGCATCGTCTTTCGCCTGTTTAACGGTGAAGCGGCGGTCATTGATGTCGGTAAATTGAGTAATGCGCCGGTAAATACCCTGTGGCTCTATCTGCTGCTGGGAATGGTGTTTGGCTGTGTCGGCCCGCTGTTTAACACGCTGGTGCTGCGTACCCAGGATCTGTTTCAGCGCCTGCACGGCGGTAAGACTGGAAAGTGGGTGCTGATAGGCGGTCTGATTGGCGGAACCTGCGGCGTGCTCGGCCTGATGGCTCCCGCGCTCTCCGGCGGCGGTTTTGCGCTGATCCCTATCGCGTCTGCCGGGAATTATGGCCTCAGCGCGCTGCTGTTTATCTTTCTTATCCGCGTGGCGATGACGCTGCTCTGCTTTAGCTCCGGCGCGCCGGGCGGTATTTTTGCGCCGATGCTGTCGTTAGGCACCGTGCTCGGCATGGCCTTCGGCGCGGCGAGCATGGCGATTTTTCCCCATTACCAGCTCGATGCAGCGACCTTTGCCGTCGCCGGAATGGGGGCGTTACTCGCCGCTTCGCTGCGCGCGCCGTTGACCGGGATCGTGCTAGTTTTGGAAATGACTGACAATTATCAGCTTATTTTGCCAATGATCATTACCTGCCTTGGTGCGACACTGTTAGCCCAGTTTTTGGGCGGTAAACCGCTCTATTCCGCCATCCTGGCACGTACGCTTGCCAGGCAGGAGGCCGCCGCTGAGCGTGCGCTGCCGCGGGAGAGTACTTGA
- the fhuB gene encoding Fe(3+)-hydroxamate ABC transporter permease FhuB yields the protein MIRRFSLSSALLLAVLFTLAAGLTWYNLTLALPRAQWSQALFTPNIDRIDQMLFHYSLLPRLAISLLVGAGLGLVGVLFQQVLRNPLAEPTTLGVATGAQLGITITTLWAIPGVMAAQFAALVGACGVGALVFGVAWGKRLSPVTLILAGLVVSLYCGAINQLLALFHHDQLQSMFLWSTGTLTQTDWSVVQRLWPQLLGGTVLTLLLLRPLTLMGLDDGVARNLGLALSLARLAALTLAIALSALLVNAVGIIGFIGLFAPLLAKMLGARRLLTRLMLAPLIGALILWLSDQVILWLTRVWMEVSTGSMTALIGAPLLLWLLPRLRSMSAPAMDGGDKIRPERGHVLWFALGGLLLLLLAMWAALSFGRDAHGWQWASGALLDELLPWRWPRIIAALTAGMMLAVAGCIIQRLTGNPMASPEVLGISSGAAFGVVLMLFFVPGNAFGWLLPAGSLGAAATLLIIMLAAGRGGFSPHRMLLAGMALSTAFTMLLMMLQASGDPRMATILTWISGSTYNASGELVVRSAVVMVVLLALTPLCRRWLMILPLGGESARSVGMALTSSRIVLLLLAAALTAVATMTIGPLSFVGLMAPHIARMMGFRRTMPHMVISALVGGVLLVFADWCGRMVLFPFQIPAGLLSTFIGAPYFIYLLRKQSR from the coding sequence ATGATCCGTCGCTTCTCCCTCTCATCGGCGCTGCTGCTGGCGGTACTGTTTACCCTGGCAGCCGGGCTAACCTGGTACAACCTGACCCTTGCGCTGCCGCGCGCTCAGTGGTCTCAAGCGCTCTTTACGCCCAATATCGATCGTATCGATCAGATGCTGTTTCACTACAGCCTGCTGCCGCGCCTGGCGATCTCACTGCTGGTCGGCGCCGGGCTTGGGCTGGTGGGCGTGCTGTTCCAGCAAGTATTGCGTAACCCGCTGGCGGAGCCGACCACGCTTGGCGTGGCGACCGGTGCCCAGCTCGGCATCACCATCACTACGCTGTGGGCGATCCCGGGCGTAATGGCCGCGCAGTTTGCGGCGCTGGTCGGTGCCTGCGGCGTCGGCGCGCTGGTGTTTGGCGTGGCGTGGGGAAAACGGCTCTCCCCGGTGACCTTAATTCTTGCGGGCCTGGTCGTCAGCCTCTATTGCGGGGCGATCAACCAGCTGCTGGCGCTGTTTCACCACGACCAGCTGCAAAGCATGTTTTTGTGGAGCACCGGTACGCTGACGCAGACTGACTGGAGCGTGGTGCAGCGTCTCTGGCCGCAGCTGCTGGGCGGCACGGTATTAACGCTGCTGCTGCTGCGTCCGCTCACCTTAATGGGGCTGGATGATGGCGTAGCGCGCAACCTTGGGCTGGCGCTGTCGCTGGCGCGGCTGGCGGCGTTAACGCTGGCCATTGCCCTGAGTGCGCTGCTGGTTAACGCGGTCGGCATTATCGGGTTTATCGGCCTCTTCGCGCCGCTGCTGGCAAAGATGCTTGGCGCACGGCGTCTGCTGACGCGCCTGATGCTGGCCCCGCTGATTGGCGCGCTGATCCTCTGGCTCTCCGATCAGGTGATCCTCTGGCTGACGCGCGTCTGGATGGAGGTCTCCACCGGGTCGATGACGGCGTTGATTGGCGCACCGTTGCTGCTCTGGCTGCTGCCGCGTCTGCGCAGTATGAGCGCCCCGGCGATGGATGGCGGGGATAAGATCCGCCCCGAGCGCGGGCATGTATTGTGGTTTGCGCTGGGTGGCCTGCTGTTACTGCTGCTGGCGATGTGGGCGGCGCTCAGTTTTGGCCGCGACGCGCATGGCTGGCAGTGGGCCAGCGGCGCGCTGCTGGATGAACTGCTGCCCTGGCGCTGGCCGCGCATTATCGCCGCGCTGACGGCTGGGATGATGCTGGCGGTGGCGGGGTGCATTATCCAGCGTCTGACCGGTAACCCGATGGCCAGCCCGGAAGTGCTGGGCATCAGCTCCGGCGCGGCGTTTGGCGTGGTGTTAATGCTCTTCTTTGTGCCGGGCAACGCTTTTGGCTGGCTGCTGCCTGCCGGGAGTTTGGGCGCGGCGGCAACGCTATTGATCATTATGCTCGCCGCCGGACGCGGCGGCTTTTCACCGCACCGCATGCTGCTGGCCGGGATGGCACTCAGTACCGCCTTTACCATGCTGTTGATGATGTTGCAGGCGAGCGGCGATCCGCGTATGGCGACGATCCTGACCTGGATCTCCGGTAGCACCTATAACGCTTCCGGTGAGCTGGTGGTGCGCAGCGCGGTGGTGATGGTGGTGCTGCTGGCGTTAACCCCGCTCTGCCGCCGCTGGCTGATGATTCTGCCGCTCGGCGGGGAGAGTGCGCGCTCGGTAGGGATGGCGCTGACTTCGTCGCGTATTGTGCTGCTGCTGCTGGCAGCCGCGCTGACGGCAGTAGCGACGATGACTATTGGGCCGCTCAGTTTTGTTGGGCTAATGGCACCGCACATCGCGCGCATGATGGGCTTTCGGCGTACGATGCCGCATATGGTCATCTCCGCGCTGGTGGGGGGCGTGTTGCTGGTATTTGCCGACTGGTGTGGGCGGATGGTGCTGTTTCCGTTCCAGATCCCGGCGGGGCTGCTCTCGACCTTTATCGGCGCGCCATACTTTATCTATCTGCTGAGAAAGCAGAGCCGCTAA
- a CDS encoding TRIC cation channel family protein, whose product MLVYWLDIIGTAVFAISGVLLAGKLRMDPFGVLVLGVVTAVGGGTIRDMALAHGPVFWVKDPTDLVVAMVTCMLTIILVRQPRRLPKWVLPVLDAVGLAVFVGIGVNKAFLAGTGPLVAICMGVLTGVGGGIIRDVLAREIPMILRTEIYATACIAGGIVHATAFYAFAVPLESASMVGMGVTLVIRLAAIRWHLKLPTFALDEAGR is encoded by the coding sequence ATGCTGGTCTACTGGCTGGATATTATCGGCACCGCCGTTTTCGCCATCTCAGGCGTTCTGCTAGCCGGAAAGTTGCGGATGGATCCCTTCGGTGTGCTGGTGCTGGGCGTGGTCACCGCGGTCGGCGGCGGCACCATACGCGATATGGCGCTGGCGCATGGGCCGGTCTTCTGGGTGAAAGATCCCACCGACCTGGTGGTGGCGATGGTCACCTGCATGCTAACCATTATTTTAGTGCGCCAGCCGCGCCGCTTGCCAAAGTGGGTATTGCCTGTGCTGGATGCGGTTGGTCTGGCGGTGTTTGTCGGTATTGGCGTCAATAAAGCATTTCTCGCTGGTACCGGCCCGCTGGTGGCGATCTGTATGGGCGTGTTGACCGGCGTTGGCGGCGGCATTATCCGTGATGTTCTGGCACGCGAAATACCGATGATCCTGCGCACCGAAATTTACGCCACGGCCTGTATTGCAGGGGGGATCGTCCACGCTACAGCGTTCTACGCTTTTGCCGTGCCGCTGGAGTCAGCGAGTATGGTAGGAATGGGGGTCACGCTGGTAATTCGCCTGGCGGCGATCCGCTGGCACCTGAAGCTGCCAACCTTTGCGCTGGATGAAGCGGGCCGTTAA
- the erpA gene encoding iron-sulfur cluster insertion protein ErpA yields the protein MSDDVALPLQFTDAAANKVKSLIADEENPNLKLRVYITGGGCSGFQYGFTFDDQVNDGDMTIEKQGVGLVVDPMSLQYLVGGSVDYTEGLEGSRFVVTNPNATSTCGCGSSFSI from the coding sequence ATGAGTGATGACGTAGCGCTGCCGCTGCAGTTTACCGACGCAGCAGCCAATAAAGTAAAAAGCCTGATCGCGGACGAAGAGAACCCTAATCTGAAACTGCGTGTCTACATCACCGGTGGTGGTTGCAGCGGCTTCCAGTACGGTTTTACCTTTGACGATCAGGTTAACGACGGCGATATGACCATTGAGAAGCAGGGCGTTGGCCTGGTGGTTGACCCAATGAGCCTGCAATATCTGGTGGGCGGTTCGGTGGATTACACCGAAGGTCTGGAGGGGTCCCGCTTCGTGGTGACTAACCCGAACGCGACCAGCACCTGCGGCTGCGGTTCGTCGTTCAGCATCTGA